The genomic segment cagttcttttctttttggtctgAGAAAATTTATTTGCCAGGTTTTGACAGTTTGATCTACTTTTAGCAGCTACtagacattcagtggttggatgtccaaggttgccatagatataacataaatctttaggatCATCAACACCTTTGTGTAATCCCAAACCTGTCTTTTCATTGTGATTTCTTTCACTCAATTtttgaacaattcttgaggaatttgtccacctatTAACTCTTtaaagatcaagtttcagtttagaAACTTCCTGACTCAGTTTGTTTATCATGCCAGCTGTATTACTACACTCTTATTTGTACTTTTCTAATTCAAGTTCAGCACTTTCTTGTTCTTTGCTCATGgcctttttctcatttttagtgAGAGTCAATTTTAGGatttcagacttaagatcattatttgaagaatcaagttttccaacctgtttcttgagagtgCAGTTTTCCTTGTCAACTGTATCTTTACAATCTTttaaatcaatgagatcaaatttaaggCTTGTGAGACTATTGAACAACTCATCCCTACccgaagttaattcttggaaatcatcaattagtgcactcatcaaaGAAATAAGTTTTGATTTAGAAAACAAATatagtttttctttaagttcaagtatgcTTACCTCAGAAACATCATCTTTTTCctctaagtctgaatctccaagtgCCATGAATGCAGGTTCATCAGCTTCATCATTCTCTGAGTTAGATCCCCATGCTGCTATCATTGCATGTTCCTCCTTTCTTTTGGCTTTTTTTTTCAGTTCCTTTTCAGctctttcctttttctattcTATTTCCCAGACTAAACAATttctgatctgatgatcagttttaccacacttgtagcacccatttggattgtcatttgaatgtttcttgctacctgttcctatttttttttaagaatttgttGAAGTTCTTTGTTATGAAGGAAACTTgttccttatcaagttcaaattcctcatcaCTATCAGGAGCCTTCAATGCCAAGATTTTCTCAGGACCTACTTGTTCTTTGGTTCCATcaacttccatttcataagtcctcAAGTTCCCTACCAGTTCATCCAGTGTCATGCCTGTGAGATCCTTATTTGCCTCCCTAATTGCAGTTACCTTAACATTCTACTTTGATTTTGGTAGGACCCTCAACACCTTTTCAATTTGTTCCTCCTCAgtgatgaattttcccaaggaagttagctcatttgttaaggtagtaagccttgtcatcatatCATATAAGGATTCGCTTTCCTTCATGttaaatgcctcatactcagtaaaaagaagagaaatccCAAATTTTCTTACCTGAGAGGTACCCTCATGTGCATTTACCAGTGCATCCTAAATTTGCTTAGAAGTGGTGCAGGTTGACACCctgttgtattcagcaggtcctaatccACAGACAAAGATGTTCTTaacttttgcatttttctttaatgtcaCTAGATCATCAGCAGTTAATTCACTCATTACTTTCTTGACTGGTTcaccatcaaccaacttcattggaatagtaggaccatcagtgatcctatcTCATAACTCATAGTCTTCACCTTGGATGAACATCTCTATCCTGGCCttccaccagataaagtgagaaccatcaaagagtggagatCTATAGATGACGGACCTTCACTATGCCCAGTAAGAGGTGCAGAATTCATCattgtgatcttttcttaggttaagaaaacctcgctctgataccacttgttagagtctttgccctactgattttaatattatactctacTGGTTGCcgatctgtggaacaagtaagataacatggttcacagaagtaaaacttgaacacaatatttttacgtggaaaacacccagctcaagaaaggtgtaagaAACCATGAgttgtacctctacaggatttaaccctaaCTTCACTATTTCACTTGAGCCTCaataatcaacaaattacaagactttttgtagactaggaattaaaacttctaactcctatttctacaaaaacacaaatcttcccaagataagtgttcccaagtcttcgagttccctaacttgaagacataACTCtgaactcagtttatacttcactgagactagaataaaaaactcattacaactcaaagaacctacctattaCAAATTCTATGACTTGCTAAGTAAGGgactaggttcttcttcaagtaagtaAATTGTTTTTCTGATTGTTGACTATCTTTTTAGTGCATGAGTGAAACACTTGAATGTCGtttgttgtatttaagccaactcctGATTGAGTTCTTTAGttgatgtactcttctatcttcaaTAGGACTCCCAGGTAGTTTCACTCTTTGTTGTTGCCGTTTCTCTCCCCTTGACTGAATAGGACTCTTCTCCTTTATCCCCTAGTCTTGTAGAactccttgatcaactcaacTTCTAGATACTGCATTTATCTTCTTCTCAATCGTAGCATTTGAAACAATTTTAAGCTTCCTTGCTTATCCGCTTTTGTCTTAATGCATTGTTAGCCTAGCACTACTTCAATATGTAAGAACCAGTAACTTCTCTTTCATCACTTGTATGGAACAGCTTGCACAAcatttttcattcacatgtccatcatcaaaacttcacattccCTAACAGATAGTAAATTCATAAAACAGTAAAATTATACTTAGAAGAAATTAACTAAAGAATTAAGAGAAAAAAGGCGATTTAAATTGAacctgaaaaaaaaaaactccctCTTTCCTAATTTATGTGGTACATTTAGAATTTTAAGAGTTAAATAGTTTAAGTTTGATCGTAAATTCTGACATGGAATCTTCAAGTTTTATGAAACAAaagtatatatttgaaaaaaacgTAAAAAGTACTATAAGTCACAAACAAAAAAAGTGATTCTTATTTAGCGTTGGGCCCGTGCTTACAGGTGCTTGCCACCATCTAGTAGCATGTAGAGGAGCTAGTCCATGATGGAGAAACCATTTGAGCTAGCAACAAGCGAACAACCACAAGCTCCACATTCACTGTCTGCAATGTTTGAGGAGAAGAATTTAGGGGCTTATCATATGGCCAAAGAATGGGAGGATCAACATGACATTGCTAAGTTTTACTTAGATAACGTAGCTAGGTAGACGAATTAGTTTTTCTACCATAAGTAGCGTTCCACTGACTATGGAGTTGGGGACATGATCATTGTAAAGTTTAACACTAGACAATTCAAGGCAAAACAAGCATGCACCAAAATGTTATTCGGAAGGAGGAGAGGTCATTTAGGTCCTTGCCAAAGTGAGCAAGATCTTGTACAAACTTGGCATGCCTTCGCTTCTCAAGATCAACTATATTGTCCATGCCAAGCATACTTAAGTCGTACCACAAAGACAAGGATGATCTTAGGGGCCAATCAAGTCGTCCACCTTTTTCTATCATCACCTCGCATCGCCAGGAGATTAAGGTTATGATTAGGTACCGGGATAGGTGAAAATAAGGACAAAACCACTGCTACGCTCCTAATCACGGGAAGGGGGAGGCACCTGGCTATATGGGAGCAATATGAGAACTTGTGATAATTTAAGGACCCAATTATAGTGCTCAAGGGGCAGCATAATGCTGCAAACGTCGCAACATTAGGTGGGGGAGATTGTGAAAAATCATAACATCATGCCACTTAGGCGTCATCTGAGGCCATCTTCTCTATGAAGGAAGCTTATGTGTGTAAGGAGGCTAGCACTTATGTAAAGATTCTAACCTAGCATTCCCTTGGAAACATTGTGTGTAGTAAAACTGACATGAAGTATCGTATGGTGTGCTTAGTCGATATCCAAGGCCATGACAATAAATTGTCATAGTTTTGAAGCTCTGAATTACttattttttgttcaaaaaatattcaacaatgTCTAAAGCTTTAAACGAGTGCCACAACAGAATGCTATGCTTATGATAACTGATAGGCTATAGACATCCAACTGAAACATAATACAAGCAACATTATGTTTGCTTAATATAACGTTTGTTTTTAGAGTTGCGTATTCAATTGCAAGCTCAGATTTGAATTCTTTTTAAATGTTTATTCGAGATGTTCTGAAAATTTGTGTTTAAAAATCTTCACCAAAGGTTGAAACCCTTTCCTTTTTGTTGCAAAAACAGCTCAAACAAACACTCCTTCTAAATGATCCGGGTACACCAAATAATGCCACTCTACTTAAGTATCCTCCAAAATTCAGCTATCCTCCAATCTTATTGTCCAAAGAACACAAGAAGCCCTGCTTTTATTAGGTAAAACATATATGATGAAAGTATTATCGACTCAGTATACCACAATCAGCTAGTTTCGTCTCTGGTAATGGAGATCTGATTCAGATTTATAAAGCATCTTAAAGCTCATCCAGGTTAATCACTTCACCATTATTTGGACATATCCTTGACCGCTCTTTTGACTGAGCGTCTGAGAAGCTCTCAGATTCTTCCAAAGCCTTTTCCATCGAACTGGCTAAATCAGCTTCCCATAGCCCCAACTCACAGACTTTCTGGTAGGTTTCATAACCTGCAGCTCTCAGGCCGTCTGCAAGCATCTCCTGCAGGGTATTAGTGCAGATTCCTCCAGAGTCCATTAGCTGCATCAAGACCTCCGAAAAGCCAGGATTCCCGAAAGCAATCACTGCACAACTTCTATCCACCATCTTAACATCAAACTCGTTATGGAAAACTTCATGTGAACCATATAGGAGGTTTTTCAGCTTTCCTGCAGATGTCACACCCTTGAATCCCCATAGGAAAATCAGATTTTTAATACTAATCTTTCTAGCATTGTCAGTCCACACACTAACATCTTCATTAGCAGGACCATGAGAACTAGTAAAGAAAGGGTTGAACGAGTTTGTGTAGCATTCAATTGCATCAGGAAAATGGCCCGCGACAGCTTCAGGAGTTTTTGGAGCAATTTTCAAAATGGACCACAGCTTTGCGAACAATTGGCTTATCTTCACAACATCATGTCCAAGAGTCTTCACTTCATACACCTCAGCTGTTAGTAATTTCACACCAGTCAGAATTTATTTAAGAAATTATAAGAGAAACCAATCAAAATTCTCAAGCAAAGCCAGAAAAAATCTAGTCCAGTACATGAggtataatcccacaagtggggtctagggaggataGGATGCACACAGTGggttagagaggttgtttctgatggACCTCagtgcaaaagaaaagaaaagaagtgaaAGACAAAATCTAGTCCAGTCAGCAACATAATTTTTTCTTGGTCAGCAACActattaaaagatttaaaagttggGGGACAAAGTAGGTAGTAAACATAGAAGGGCGAAATGATTTTGTGGACACTTGTACTTATCTGAAGTTGTAAAGTGAACACTTCTACTTaccttttttaatattttaaaacctATTGACTCATATGTGGCATTAAATTGGTGACCTAGTAAAACGCATGTAAACACACAATTTTAGGCGAGTGAAGTTAacatttttcagttaaaaatatttttaaaaattaaaaaaataaaaaatttaaaaaaaggaacaacaaattaaaaaatcccaaaatctcTCTCTTCTTCATCTATCCCTCCCCCTTCCCCACATTCCCCACCCCCACCCAGTACGGCACATCCAGCTATCCCCCCTCCCCCGTCCCCCACCCCTACccagcaccaccaccaccacatcCAACCATCCCCCTCCCCTGTCCCCCATCCCCCACCCAACACCACCACAACATCAGCCAACCATTCCCACCGTTGTCCTCCGCCCCCACCccgcaccaccaccaccaccacatcATTAGTATCAAGTAAATCATCAATTGTACAAAAGTTTTTCAAGTACCCAGATCCGATAAACCCGATTTGAAGAGAAATTCATGCTCCTTGTAGGAATTCAAGATTTGGGTATAAGCCATTGAAGGGTAAATTGGATTATTCAGCTCACAAAATGGGTAATTCGATATCGAATAAATATGAGTAAAAGTACTGATTTTTGTGGATTTGtcaaaagatattcaaaattgagaattgaaaatttattatgtttgtgtatctaaatttatagttaaaaatttaaattaattggagagtaatttcaactatttggaatgaatttgatgttcaATTTGTGAGCAAacatcaagaacatgattattgaattttttctacaatttgtaaaagttatttatttaattaaatttattttaatatttaatttcttatgtggcattTAAAAATGACACAGAATTAAATACAACatttaaaaatgatgtggaagcTGACGTGGAGGTGGTTGTGTTACACACaccaaaataagatttaaaatattgagttgagGGGTTTAGATGATAAAAGGCTAAGTAGAGGTGTTCATTTTACAAACTCGGATAAGTATACGGGTCCACTAGACCATTTCGCCAACACAGAAGTGTTGTAATAAATATCAAGATGGAAAACTTCCTTCACACATATATTGCCAACTCCAGCAGGCCACATGCggtaaggggtcatttggtttcTAGTTAAGAGTTATGCATGAGTTCTGCAGGTATTATCAGTAATGCAAGGATTAATTATGTAGGAATAGTTATGCAAGATTTAGTTATGCAGGTTATAGCTATGcatgtattagttattttattttctaccctGCATAAAACAATACATAGATTCCCTCGtaaatacatgtattagttatgcagaaaagaaaaacatgaaacaAACATGTATTAGCATGCAATGTTTCATGTCGAGAAGAAAAAAACAACTTAATATTGTATTAACTTATGCTAGATTCTATGTGGAGATTATTTTTCCTAGTTTTGTAACCACGGTGTATAAAGTTATGCTAGTTTTAATAGATGGATAACTCCACTTCAACCAGCAATCAAACAACCACGAGTGTTATTAAACATAACCACATTGTAAAGAAAGGTGGAAATATGCCATCTAACTTGCTACTCATGATATCAGGGGTACTTGCCTTGGTTACGTATCTCTATATCCATAGGGGCAAAGAACCGTTGTTTCAAATATGAGATACTTGTAGGCAAATTGTTCAATTTTGTCAGAGGGCTGATTTCCTTCATAAGATGGTTGACATCAAGTACATTCGGGAAGACCAAACCTAATGAACGTCTGAATTCATCCAGTGTTGATGGCAATGGAGCTAAGAACTTGGAGTGAATGAAGGTAAAATCTGCCAAATAAAATGCAAATGTTTAAATAACATAAAGGTATGATAATTGCAATTCTAACAGGAGCAAAGATTTTCCACATAGAGATTGACCATTAAGAGAGTTGTGAGCAACAACAGGTTTCTGAGAATCGGAAACCAAATCGATCACCCCTCGAAAGCCACGGAGGCACTTATTATGCTCCTTCCGGTCATTTTCAAGTTCCTTCTGTGAGTATAAGCAATATTAAAAGAAGGAGAAGATAACCATCAACAAGCAGTAAAAACAAAGATTGTAAGCTAGTTTATTACCTGTAAAAGAATCCTGTCTTCTTCTGAACTTGACAAAACCACTCGAACGGGCCTTATTGTCCCTTCCTTTGCTGGGGTTAGTAAAGGTATGACGTCAACAAAATCTTTCAGTGTCTGACCCAAGAGAAAAGTTACAATAAATATCAgctaaaacaaacaacaacaacaaacccagtgtattcccacctggtgggggtaagatgtacgcagtccatacctctacctctaaagaagtagaaaggctgtttccaatagacccccggctcaaggcacgagataccacacaaacacatagtaaagcacagaagcagattacataacctaaatacggcacccatgagtaatataaaatagaggaaagcacacagattcgtaataaaacatggaacacagaacacggaatcataacaggaataaaacccccaccaagtaatttcctacactagcgacccaaactggccctagtcctctgccctaattcgcgtcctccagaccttcctatctagggtcatgtcctcggtgagctgtaactgctccatgtcccgcctaatcacctcaccccagtacttcttcggcctacccctaccccgcctaaaaccatccaacgctagcctctcacacctacggaccggggcatccatgcccctcctcttcacg from the Capsicum annuum cultivar UCD-10X-F1 chromosome 9, UCD10Xv1.1, whole genome shotgun sequence genome contains:
- the LOC107842416 gene encoding poly(A)-specific ribonuclease PARN-like isoform X1, translating into MLQRRLICSRISNTVVQSNPAPSQSKWSVNQVTKSNFSVALEQISTCISDSDFIAVSLKNTGVYSAPWQRILPIDTAHTAYLKAKYTAERFQVLQFAVCPFSTNGSKLIVHPYNFHLFPRDELKIGMPSYNFSCQSSYLTSMAQEGFDFNACIYDGISYLSKSQESAAIDRIVNAAPISCTVQTPSGYTVADSVFAERIKSRVKNWITACKDTNKKPEDTLISSLRKIVSGDELYGCRPCLSIDVCSESQVRLVLKTLKDFVDVIPLLTPAKEGTIRPVRVVLSSSEEDRILLQKELENDRKEHNKCLRGFRGVIDLVSDSQKPVVAHNSLNDFTFIHSKFLAPLPSTLDEFRRSLGLVFPNVLDVNHLMKEISPLTKLNNLPTSISYLKQRFFAPMDIEIRNQAEVYEVKTLGHDVVKISQLFAKLWSILKIAPKTPEAVAGHFPDAIECYTNSFNPFFTSSHGPANEDVSVWTDNARKISIKNLIFLWGFKGVTSAGKLKNLLYGSHEVFHNEFDVKMVDRSCAVIAFGNPGFSEVLMQLMDSGGICTNTLQEMLADGLRAAGYETYQKVCELGLWEADLASSMEKALEESESFSDAQSKERSRICPNNGEVINLDEL
- the LOC107842416 gene encoding poly(A)-specific ribonuclease PARN-like isoform X2; protein product: MLQRRLICSRISNTVVQSNPAPSQSKWSVNQVTKSNFSVALEQISTCISDSDFIAVSLKNTGVYSAPWQRILPIDTAHTAYLKAKYTAERFQVLQFAVCPFSTNGSKLIVHPYNFHLFPRDELKIGMPSYNFSCQSSYLTSMAQEGFDFNACIYDGISYLSKSQESAAIDRIVNAAPISCTVQTPSGYTVADSVFAERIKSRVKNWITACKDTNKKPEDTLISSLRKIVSGDELYGCRPCLSIDVCSESQVRLVLKTLKDFVDVIPLLTPAKEGTIRPVRVVLSSSEEDRILLQELENDRKEHNKCLRGFRGVIDLVSDSQKPVVAHNSLNDFTFIHSKFLAPLPSTLDEFRRSLGLVFPNVLDVNHLMKEISPLTKLNNLPTSISYLKQRFFAPMDIEIRNQAEVYEVKTLGHDVVKISQLFAKLWSILKIAPKTPEAVAGHFPDAIECYTNSFNPFFTSSHGPANEDVSVWTDNARKISIKNLIFLWGFKGVTSAGKLKNLLYGSHEVFHNEFDVKMVDRSCAVIAFGNPGFSEVLMQLMDSGGICTNTLQEMLADGLRAAGYETYQKVCELGLWEADLASSMEKALEESESFSDAQSKERSRICPNNGEVINLDEL